A genome region from Fusarium musae strain F31 chromosome 5, whole genome shotgun sequence includes the following:
- a CDS encoding hypothetical protein (EggNog:ENOG41~MEROPS:MER0000319), translating to MDLVGARKTGKCEDTRVLRDIALGQQRPESDVDFYFDRREDAELFAAYLKAAQDRLRELFVRGPMENEQIVDSRLLSADSSQSTEANTWRESPALTDNGTRAKIRFKDKTPQIAQRGLLKSLQDLEIWNIAHSAGSENERTAGDWLDEVDDLIRAMRGQRKDPYERVKIAIIDSGLHDRERGRYRVDYRDFTGIPKNDSWHGTCCAGIIQGLYEEARLYIARVFERDHADEIEGPLRMAKAIHWAIEPPRSVDIISISAGFRSYSKELDDAVTKAKAAGVLVIAAASNWQNTSTVAFPARHNLSTMCIYSTNTGNQSSSFNPEPRADTQNFAIIGEGFQHPDQRRNERMSGTSMATAVAAGLAARIVDFSRQKDNKASIFRAQDIYLTTGVAAFEAWS from the exons ATGGATCTTGTAGGGGCGAGGAAGACTGGGAAGTGCGAG GATACAAGAGTGCTTCGGGACATTGCCCTAGGACAGCAGAGGCCCGAGAGTGATGTTGACTTTTACTTCGATCGACGTGAAG ACGCAGAGTTGTTCGCCGCGTATCTAAAAGCTGCTCAGGACAGACTGCGGGAACTGTTCGTCCGTGGCCCAATGGAAAATGAGCAAATCGTGGATTCACGGTTGCTTAGTGCTGATTCTAGTCAAAGTACTGAAGCTAACACTTGGAGGGAGTCTCCAGCACTCACCGATAATGGCACACGAGCAAAAATTAGAT TTAAGGACAAAACACCACAGATAGCTCAAAGAGGCCTCTTGAAGTCTCTACAAGACCTTGAGATATGG AACATCGCTCACAGCGCTGGAAGCGAAAACGAGCGCACGGCGGGTGATTGGCTCGATGAAGTGGATGACTTGATCAGAGCTATGCGAGGTCAAAGGAAAGATCCTTACGAACGAGTCAAAATTGCCATTATCGACTCTGGTCTCCACGATAGAGAGAGAGGCCGTTACCGGGTCGACTATCGAGACTTCACTGGTATTCCTAAGAATGACTCGTGGCACGGTACCTGCTGTGCTGGAATCATTCAGGGGTTGTATGAGGAGGCTCGGCTGTATATCGCGAGGGTGTTTGAAAGAGACCATGCCGATGAGATTGAGGGGCCTCTTCGAATGGCGAAG GCTATCCACTGGGCCATCGAGCCACCGCGCTCTGTTGACATCATCAGTATCTCTGCTGGGTTTCGCAGTTACTCCAAAGAACTCGATGACGCCGTTACTAAAGCCAAAGCTGCAGGTGTCCTTGTTatagcagcagcatcgaACTGGCAGAACACAAGCACTGTCGCATTCCCAGCTCGACATAATCTGAGCACCATGTGCATTTACTCGACTAATACGGGAAATCAGAGCTCGAGCTTTAATCCCGAGCCTCGTGCGGACACCCAAAACTTTGCTATTATAGGCGAGGGCTTTCAGCATCCGGATCAGAGGAGGAATGAGCGCATGAGTGGAACGTCAA TGGCAACAGCAGTGGCGGCGGGACTCGCTGCGAGGATAGTAGACTTTTCACGACAGAAGGATAATAAAGCATCGATCTTTAGAGCACAAGAT ATATATCTCACCACTGGAGTTGCTGCCTTTGAGGCATGGAGTTAG
- a CDS encoding hypothetical protein (EggNog:ENOG41~MEROPS:MER0005807), with protein sequence MAQSTTPGFDKAFAQTLCDLQVPKVIKFSPNGQQLLYSTSLIGGHRKGKNALSTLWIASSTEANSSRQLTSGLFNDTSPKWHPDGNRIAFLSDRAKVGESSAIYMLRMDGGDAIPITDVENEEDIESFLFSPDGKAIAYVSPDEKSEEDKEKSEKDEPDPEVWGHKWDFARLRLVDVESHETKVLVGGETHVGEFCWSPDGKSIAFMSTENPHIEEAMLTGTTISTVDVETGEATELCKIMNEPYDLTWAPDGQIYFITGVPADKDTGGRAVYKTDPKTDTHDFVKVACGVDDDAGGLHVVGGKVLVNRQVKLVDVISEIGGDDLFDEKKELWVYDVFINSGTGAATLAASLSDVGTPYDIFVIEKGKEKIKVSNHGKSLADRSLGSCTVLTCSSTDDEVDLDGLYLTPTPKANPNKTPTEPLPTFVLIHGGPTSRDTDSFDTTCFNWAPYILSKGYGVLLPQYRGSSGRGEKFASYSMGGQGKYDYADVVAITDNAIKKGFADPKKLIVGGWSQGGLLTYLCSVRNGLHGLGWRFNAAIAGAGVCDIESLALTADLGSTYEIELAGGDTIWTLNRDDTRNRQGSALWEVASAVKHTRETGEMVIPPMLILHGDKDERLAETTSPSVSTQEQ encoded by the exons ATGGCGCAATCCACGACTCCAGGCTTTGACAAAGCCTTCGCCCAAACCCTCTGCGATCTCCAAGTCCCCAAAGTCATCAAATTCTCCCCCAACGGCCAGCAACTCTTGTACTCCACCAGTCTCATCGGCGGCCACCGCAAAGGCAAAAACGCCCTCTCAACACTCTGGATCGCATCATCCACCGAAGCAAACTCATCTCGTCAGCTTACATCGGGTCTCTTCAATGACACGTCGCCGAAATGGCATCCTGATGGAAACAGAATTGCGTTTCTGTCAGATCGGGCAAAAGTTGGTGAGAGCTCGGCCATTTACATGCTCAGAATGGACGGTGGCGATGCGATTCCTATAActgatgttgagaatgaggaggatatcgagaGTTTTCTGTTTTCGCCCGATGGCAAGGCCATTGCGTATGTTTCGCCGGATGAGAAGTCGGAGGAGGACAAAGAGAAGAGTGAGAAGGATGAGCCTGATCCTGAAGTCTGGGGCCATAAATGGGACTTTGCGAGATTAAGACTTGTCGATGTGGAATCTCACGAGACGAAGGTTCTCGTCGGTGGAGAGACTCACGTTGGGGAGTTTTGTTGGAGTCCTGATGGGAAGAGTATTGCTTTTATGAGTACGGAGAATCCTCATATCGAAGAAGCAATGTTGACAGGCACGACTATCTCAACTGTTGATGTCGAGACCGGCGAGGCCACGGAACTTTGCAAGATCATGAATGAGCCGTATGATCTTACCTGGGCGCCTGATGGGCAGATCTATTTTATCACCGGCGTACCTGCCGATAAAGATACAGGAGGACGAGCGGTTTACAAAACTGATCCCAAGACCGACACTCACGACTTCGTCAAGGTTGCATGTggtgtcgatgatgatgctggagGTCTTCATGTCGTTGGTGGCAAGGTCCTTGTGAATCGTCAGGTTAAGCTTGTCGATGTCATCAGTGAAATTGGAGGTGATGATCTtttcgatgagaagaaggagcttTGGGTTTATGATGTTTTCATCAACTCTGGGACTGGTGCTGCGACTCTTGCAGCGAGTTTGTCGGATGTTGGTACGCCATATGACATCTTCGTAATCGAGAAAGGAAAGGAGAAGATCAAAGTTTCCAACCACGGGAAGTCACTTGCCGACAGATCCCTCGGTTCATGCACAGTCCTTACCTGTAGCTCcaccgatgatgaagtcgacCTCGACGGTCTTTACCTCACTCCAACCCCCAAAGCAAACCCCAACAAAACACCCACCGAACCCCTCCCGACATTTGTCCTCATCCACGGTGGTCCTACATCTCGCGACACTGATTCCTTCGACACAACCTGTTTCAACTGGGCTCCATACATCCTCTCAAAAGGCTACGGCGTTCTCCTCCCTCAATATCGTGGCTCAAGCGGTCGAGGAGAGAAATTCGCTTCCTACAGCATGGGTGGACAGGGGAAGTATGACTACGCTGATGTAGTGGCTATCACTGATAATGCTATCAAGAAAGGTTTTGCGGATCCAAAGAAGTTGATTGTTGGGGGTTGGAGTCAGGGTGGTCTTTTGACGTATCTGTGCAGTGTGCGTAATGGTCTTCATGGTCTTGGATGGCGCTTCAACGCAGCTATTGCAGGCGCAGGTGTCTGCGACATTGAAAGTCTTGCACTCACAGCTGATCTCGGATCAACGTACGAGATCGAACTAGCAGGAGGTGATACGATCTGGACTCTTAACCGAGACGACACAAGGAATCGGCAGGGCAGTGCGCTATGGGAAGTCGCCAGTGCAGTCAAGCATACACGAGAAACAGGGGAGATGGTCATCCCGCCTATGTTGATCCTCCACGGTGACAAAGATGAACGAT TGGCAGAAACAACTTCTCCCAGTGTCTCAACACAGGAACAGTGA